The genomic DNA AACAGTGGGCAACTGGGAGGTATTTTCTGACCTGTAGAGAAGATTATATCATGGCAGTGTCCCACTTGCTGGGTTTATCTGTCTGgctgtatgtttgtgtgtatttttgttttgctttgtttaagGTGCCATTTTCCCCTACGAAAATATTGATAGTCTGGTGAAAAATCATGCATGCATGTTTAACGTTGTCTGTTCTATCCATGGAAACCAAagcgcaaacacacacactaacacacacacacacgcacacccttACACACCTCCATTATGACAGCACACGTAGCTTGAACATTTGTGTATTAGCAATTAGAGAATTGATTGTGAGGAAACAGTGTCTGGAGACTTTGGTAAGTTCTAAATGGAACTGGTTGTTGAGGTGACTTTACATAGCCTTCGTTTGTGCTTGTGGAGCAAGCAACCTATATAGACAGGATACATGTATATTTCTTGAATGTAAGGTGGAATGATGTTGGGATTTTTAAAATAGGTGAATACATCGCTCGCGTTGGAGATGCAAACAATATAGCCTAAGTACATAGCCTAAGTGTAATTCTTTCCAACCCctggaaatattaaaataattgcagTTGATGAGTATTTATAGTTGCATATAAGCTCAGGGCTTTTGGAAGCTGTTTATTTGCTGGTGGTGGCACCAAAATCCATTCATAAGAGTGAAAGTTTCATTTTTGGCAAAAGGGCTGTAAAGACTTTCCTAAAAGTCCTTAAAAATAATAGGGACAGTAACACTGAACTGTGTATAACAAGGTGAGAGCATCCCTTTATCTGAGAATTACATGAAGTACAAGAAATTAGATTTGgctaaaatgttattaaaacttGCTTTATAAATGGCTGTCCATTCTCAGGCTCCCAGAGTTATAAATCTTCTGTTAAAATTTTTCAGATTTAAAGTATATGACACAAAACTGTTCCATCCTGGCTCGCTCATGAGAGAGTTCAGTTATTTTTTAGATAAACACAAGCCACACACAGTGAAGATTTCTATAATTAACACTTTCAGGGCAGACAGTAATGGAACTTGTGTTACGACCCAAAGCCCCAAGTGAAGATTATCATTAAAGTAGTGtgattctgaaaaatatagcgtacctgtaatgtttcttttcattgttgacatcctgacaactttctaCACGTATAACTTTATTttagtttcaaagctcttttcaaaatggctgctctagtgcactggggtttgagatctgtcttctaaatcactgtaggaagagcaatttaaaaaaacacaacaacaggcGCTCTGGCtttcgtaccacatcatggatcgttgttgctgttttacctgtttgacaatgtgggcaataatccttacactatctgtgcgctagagcggacattttgaaaatagctttgaaacaggctttaaagttataagtgtagaaagttgtcaggatgttaacaatgaaaagaaaaattacaggaacgttattaaacagttgtagcaacacatggggacgtacaacgctatatttttcggaacccgctgcttactctttaatatcACCCTTTAGAAGTTGTTTCCTGCATGGTCCATGTTTATTCCCTTGGTAATCCAATTGCTCCTGTCAGAAAGAAACAGTATTGTTGGCTTTGGTTGCATGCAATTGCATTTCATACAATTCATACAATATCACACAAATaatttagagtttgtttttacTGGTAGTTTACAGACCAATTGATTATAGTATTATTGTGGTTTGGAGTTATGGAATGGCAGCATTGTGGTCTTTGCAATAACAAATCTATGTGaataaaaatcactttgaaaAAGCAGCCTTACACCCCAGGGTCCTTCTATTGCCAGcaaagtgtgtttacatggtaTGTATTACGTGAAAGAAAATTAGATTTGAAAAAAAGAGACAACCGGCTCCACAGTAGGGTCCTTTAATAGGGGAGAAGATTTTGCAATTGTATATGTGACTGTTCAAGCTCAATTTCTCAAACCAGGCTTGGTGCTTTTCATTCTGTTAGTAAAAGACACCATGGGTATCTAGCTACCCTTGTCATTTTGTAGAAGTGTTTCTCTTTTGTATGTTGTTTCTTAATTCGTGTCTCTCTTTTTGTGCTTGCTTTGGTTTTCATCTTTTAAAGCTGTTCTCCTGAGCTGAGCTGGCTGAGCTCTTTAAAAAAAGCCCCGAGTTCCTCTCTGTTGAAACCCACCACGGTGAAAGCATGCTGTTCTTTACACTATGGTCTCATGCAGCTATGATTACATTTTATTCATGGTGTCGCTGTACTTGTAGTGACTTTAAAGACAAACTAATTAACTAAAGAACATTTGAATTATGTTGTGTTGAAACTGGTAACACTGCCAGAAACAACAATTATTTTTCAGCAGTTTCCATTTGTGTTTTGAAATGGCCCTTTTTTTAAAGACactaacggctggtttcacaaacccggATAAACACAAATCATGGATTACCTAATGTTACCCTATAGGAAAGGTGGTCCAAGAGGAGTGTTAAGTGGGGTCTGCAACATCTAGAATCTCAAAAGTCTTCATAACCAACATCAAAAGTTGTGAAAAAAGGGACCGAAGGTTAGTCATAAATGACACATTTATTCGGGCATTAGGTGTCATGAGCGGATGATGTTGATGCGTAGGCTAACACTTTAACTTTTAAATCCTCAACAGCACTTTTGATAAGGAGAATATGCATCTTTAATCAGAAGACGTTTCTTACTTAACAAtatataaatactatatatatatatatatatatatataattaaacttAAACACTGTGTTAGGTTGCTCACTGTGTAACTTAAATGAACAAGTTTTGCTGATCTGGTTGGCGAGTCTTGTAACCAACTTTAACACACAGAAGATGTTCACTGCTTGTGTTATGatgtatatatttgaaatgtgtatCGACTAATGGGGGTTGAAATTTTTTTATCTTCTGTATGGTGGCAGCGATTTAGAGCGCCACCTACTGGGACAAACCAGAATAAAAGCTTCACATTTGACAGCATTAAAAGATGCAAGTGTGGAACGGCTGACAACACTAAAgtcttgttattattttaaacaataaagatTATTAAAGAAGTATGTTCAATTTGTATTATGATGAACCTTTGCAGGAAACTTCAAATTAAAAATCACTACTGCAccattttaaatgcattgaatAAAAGTGATGTGTGAATATAGCCACACAAGTACAAAATGATGTTTATAATAATTTTGATTTTTGTGTATACAGCATGTTTTCTTTAAGTTTGTAGCTCTGCAAAACACATGCGGAGGTGCAATTCAACTGACAATGGGTATGGTCTGAATATCCTGACAAACTGTCTTAAGGTTTTTGGCTGTTTCTTTTGTTGTTCTGTATCTTCAGGCATTTTTTAGGGGTTTTCCAAGGTTTACAGCACATACCTGTTTTTGTCTGGCAGGCCAGAACTTTATATAAACTGTACTGTACCCCTGACTTCTCCACTTGATTTAAAGAATTAAACAATGCAGCACCTGTAAAACTGAAAGATTGATGTCACTGTTATAGAATGGATTTCACAAAGTGCTTTGTGTGTTTTGCATATttccatctgtatatatatatttgaaataaccacaccattaaataaaaaaagactgaaCGTAACAAAGGCTTGAGTATTACTGGGGGAGTGGGAGTGCTTTTCCTTTTCCACTGGTGGTAAGCAGATCTTTAACTTGGTTTAGAAGAAATAATTgtacaaatactaaaagaaaaatgtatttcataacaaatgttttgactaaagttttttttttttttcaagctctttaaaaaataaaaatacttctaGTCAATACTAACTATAAACCAGTTATTTATCACTGAAGAACCATTTGTTAGTTGCAGTATGTATGGTCATGTGTCGATACATGAACCGCACTTACTGTATATTATGATTCAATATGTCAAGTAAAGAAAGAATTGCAGTTCATCAATAGGCGATCAACAACTACACCCCTAATATTAGTGTTACTAGTTGTGCAGCCATTTAACCAACACTTTCCATCCTCCCCTGTTCTTGCACACTTTTGAGGATAGAAtagcagaaataaaaataatactgtagTTCTTAGCTGAGAAATTATTTGCTTTGCTATTTATACCACTTTACAGCCCTTTTGAATTATTTCATATTAATGCGCTTTGATGCTAACTTTCCCCATGATGGATTTCTCATGGCTGTTCTAGATGTTTGCACATGCATGTACAGCAGACTAAGGTGGTTTAGTTTCTTTggcgtcccccccccccccccggcaacATGGAAGTACCTGTCAGAAAAAATCtgtactttattttaattttaattttcctAATAAAAACATACCATTCAGGGGATGCAATTCTATTcatttgtgataaaaaaaataaatacccacACAAACTTTTCAAACAATTTGCCAAAAATGGCAGTTCATATGCACATCACATCCATTACCTGTTTGGCGTTTCTATACAAGTCaaataaataggtgttttatGACAAAGGCCAATAGATTCCAAACACACCATCCTAGGGATATGGCCTTGAAGGAACAATGTGTGTGTATAGGAGTAACACATGATGCACTTACTAGGGtttaaaaaacaacaccaacatGATTTATTTCGTCACCCTTGAACCTCTAAATACATTCTGGTCAACACAAGAACAGGCTTTAATCATTCTATTACTTTTCACTCTGGAAAAATCTTGTGTTTAGTAGCACTGCAGTCCAAGAGGAGTCTCTTAAACCTGGAGGTTAGTGCGATCATGATACTTCTGATAGGGGTCATTGGCGAACCAGTTTCTCCTCCTCCAAAAGGGCGTGGTCATTTTATCCAGGAGTTTGCTCTGGGTCCGGTTACAGAAGACATGCTGCCTCAGCCTCTGCTTTCTGGCTGGCTTCTTCTTCCACAGCTTCTTCTTGTACCCAGCCtgaaacacacaaatacaaaaaaaatacataataagaaCACACGTTAAAAGGGGGCAATGATGTTCTAAGCAtccaaaataattacattttactataaatgttttttattatggtaaccAACTGTTAAGAACACATATAGAACTTATGACCTTCACACTGGACGCTTATGTATAAATAGTCTGTCATTTGCACGGCtgatttatacaaaaataaataaaaatggcctCCCTATTGTGTACTACACTGACAGTGCTATGCCAGGTGTTATTAACTTGTCTGTCaccccaaaaaaaacatttgcaatatGACTTACTTAAGTCGCCAGAGAAACAATAGATTATCCGTGCTtcaaactgtattattattattagtttatttagcagacgcctttatccaaggcgacttacagagactcggctgtgtgaactatgcatcagctgcagagtcacttacaattacgtctcacccgaaagacggagcacaaggaggttaagtgacttgctcagagtcacacagtgagtcagtggctgagctgggatttgaaccggggaccttctggttacaagcccttttctttaaccactggaccacacagcctgtatcATGTAGAATTACTGTCTACAATTGTTACCATTTCCTTGCAGACGCTTCCTTGTTTGGTTATTTTTAACACAACTTCCACCTGATAAAAGGTTTCCCATTAACGTCAGTCACCCCTCTGCTTGATTACCTTTTTTCTTATCCAAAGACCACAGTGCAGCCGCAGAAACCTCTTGACCACGGACTTCACAGACTTCCTCTTTCCCTTCCTCAGGCTGATGTAAGTGAGAGTCCTGGCTGGCTGAACAGTGCTTGGAAGCAGAGGAGTAACACTgtcaaacaaaagcaaaaataatAGCAAAATAAAACGTTTTCAACAATAGCTTTGCCATCACAGGAACATCCCTTCTGATAAAATCACCTTAATCCATAACTTCCAACATTGACTAAGAAACTAATAAACTACATAGACTACAACATAGGCTAATAAAAACTAAAAGTAGACAATGAGTCAGCTCATGCCCATGTCACCCGTGTTAGTTCAGCTGTTTGTAACAGTGTTTTTATACTGGTGGGCATCACGCAATTGCGATTAAAGTGAGAccacaattaaaaaaattcaCTATACCTTGCGTATCACGCACTTTGTacagcagacatgtattttcaataaaataaaaaaataataataaataccggtgtgagtgtgtttgtgtgtgtgtatatatatatatatatatatatatatatatatctcagacCATTCAAGGTTAAAGCGCTCTGCAAGGTAGTCGCACTTCCTGGAGactgaaattgtccccaccctttcAACGCATCTTTCAGGTGATTAACCAATAATCTGCTTTTCCTAATGACTGCTATgatttgcagccagtaacatgcttgcccccaaaagggaggagaaattgtggagtagtggttagggctctggactcttgaccggagggtcgtgggttcaatcccaggtgggtacactgctgctgtacccttgagcaaggtactttacctagattgctccagtaaaaacccaactgtataaatgggtaattgtatgtaaaaaataatgtgatatcttgtaacaattgtaagtcgccctggataagggcgtcggctaagaaataaataatactgataAATTAACTGTGCCATGAAATGGTAAAAGACTACCGGCAAGCAAACGGCTACCAGATAtcagttaattaaataaaacattctttcGAAGatccgaagagcctcaacaaaagagctgggagtctagctgtgggagtccagcgaggggaggcctcgAGCGCCaagacgctgttcgaatagatctgGAAGATGccactagtcaggtctgtacactccaccccaccactcccactgtacctatttgtctcgcctgtcctgctatgactgtctcccACATCCCTGTTCTATCCTTTCGCCCTCGCCCTCACCCTCGGCCCTCTccccgccgctgctcctccaacccctctaacgtcatccctctgcctctccccccctcccgcacactctctggtgcactctggaactgtcactcttctgctaacaaagctgatttcatctctgcctttgcctcccacctctctcttgatttccttgctctcactgaaacctggcagTCCCAATTACacttcatgctgtccaactaacctctccctatcaattcctgctaattgtactgtaccgccccctcctcaaaaaacctaccctgtattctactatcctctctcgctgacctgggaatctctggcactgctctggcctggttctccttctACCTCTCCAACctcacttaccaggtaacctggcgtggagcaacctccacacttcgccctctctcaacaggagtcccccaagggtcagtcttgggtcctcttctgttctctctctacacccgctccctgggccccctcatcgcatcctatggtttctcataccatatctatgctgatgatgctcagattttcctctccttccccacctctgactccaccatcccctcccgtatctctacctctctgtctgctatctcctcctggatgcactcgcatcacctcaaactcaacctctctaaatctgacctcctgttctttccctcctccccctcctctgatctctctatctccgttcctctggaatctaccacactctctccctcctcctcagctaagaaccttagagtcaccctggacccctgcctctcttattcccagcatatctccactctggcacgcacttgtcgATTCTTCCTGaacaacatacaaagaatccgacccttcctcaccaactacgccacccagctcctggtccaggccatggtactctcccgcctagactactgcaactccctcctggttggcctccctgcgtccgctccagctcatccagaactccgctgctcgcctggtgttctctctgcctcgcttctcccacgcaattccactgctccgctcactccactggctcccgatcaccgctcgcatccagttcaagactcttgtactagcctacagatgccttgaccagactgcacccagctacctccagaccctcatctctccctacacccgcacttgacctctccgctcctcctgcactagaagactggctctacctcctctacgctcccctgcctccagagcccgctccttctccaccctcaccctgcagtggtggaatgaccttcctacagatgtcaggactgcccagtccctgacaacCTTCcgacacctcctcaagactcacatcttcagacagcacctgtagaactcctctttttttccttaTGGACACTATTCCTTAAATAcgttttacttgctcttatctgccccctattttactgaatTTTATCCAGTACTTTAGAgatacaggcagcagtgtggagtagtggttagggctctgggccctggactggagggtcgtgggttcaatccctggtggggggacactgctgctgtacccttgagcaaggtactttacctagattgctccagtaaaaacccaactgtataaatgggtaattgtatgtaaaaataatgtgatatcttgtagcaattgtaagtcgccctggataagggcgtctgctaagaaataaataataataataataataataatactgtaatctgtcaagtgttatttaatctgtagtagtttgtatttaattatatcctgatgtaactatcactgacacttatctgctccgttactgaatcgtattttgtcatactcattgtatttatcttgctcttaattgtattattacttgtactgtgattcttgaaatgtatttttgtttacgactgtaagtcgccctggacaagggcgtctgctaagaaataaacaataaacaataataataataataataataataataataataataataattaataataataagatctACATAGCGAATAGAAGTGTATGTCATGTAAGACTGATGGACTATACAAAGTTACTGTCattcaaaaaaacacattaaacataaaaataactttgtttttgtttcaaacgcTGAAGGATACCAAAGTCATTATTATTGCCATTCAAATGGCACGCCAGGAAATATGCAGCACTAATGAGTTTGAGACAAAACCTTTTTGCAAAGTAAATGCTTCTAGTGTTATAGCAAAGTAAAAACACACCCTGGAAAATGAATATGTTATCAATTCAGAACATGACTCACATTCAGTGTGGATGTATGGCCACTCCAGCGTCTTTGTTTGtatgggtgtatatatatataaatgcctttttttatgaacaaaaaacaaaaaattgtagTGCCTGCTTACAAAACCTAAAGTATAACTACCACTTGTACAAAAATAACCTTCTTCAAATTCATAGCCCCCACAATATTATTTCTAGTGTTGGTACATTTATGTCATTAAACACAGTGTGTATTCTTACATTACTTGTTAAATATACAGTGTAGTGAGTCCTGACATTCGATTTAGTGGCATGACAAACTGTACATACTTCTTGAGAATACTGTGTGTCCAGGTCAGGTGAGTATGGAAGGCTGACGATAGCTGAACAGCAGAGCAGATCGCTGGTCTCTGGGTGTGGCCGAGGGTCAGTGTGGAAAACCTGGAGGCAAGCTGTGTGGCACAACCCTGTCCCCTCTGAGACAAAGGGATAAGAGGCCTCAGCAACCCTAGGCATTAAAAATGGTTAGAAATTAACACAAATTATAGCTTGGTTACCTGGTTCTGTGTTGTTTGTGGGCTTCAGTGGACTACAGTTTGTCTACAGGATCTAAATTACTAATAATCACCACCATAAAAACAAGCAAGC from Acipenser ruthenus chromosome 2, fAciRut3.2 maternal haplotype, whole genome shotgun sequence includes the following:
- the LOC117409575 gene encoding large ribosomal subunit protein bL35m-like isoform X2, whose product is MAAALRRVSGLLRPLIPLSQRGQGCATQLASRFSTLTLGHTQRPAICSAVQLSSAFHTHLTWTHSILKNTVQPARTLTYISLRKGKRKSVKSVVKRFLRLHCGLWIRKKAGYKKKLWKKKPARKQRLRQHVFCNRTQSKLLDKMTTPFWRRRNWFANDPYQKYHDRTNLQV
- the LOC117409575 gene encoding large ribosomal subunit protein bL35m-like isoform X1, with product MAAALRRVSGLLRPLIPLSQRGQGCATQLASRFSTLTLGHTQRPAICSAVQLSSAFHTHLTWTHSILKNVTPLLPSTVQPARTLTYISLRKGKRKSVKSVVKRFLRLHCGLWIRKKAGYKKKLWKKKPARKQRLRQHVFCNRTQSKLLDKMTTPFWRRRNWFANDPYQKYHDRTNLQV